In a single window of the Acidobacteriota bacterium genome:
- a CDS encoding protein kinase, which produces MTPERWEKITEIYQEALDISETDRRAFLSEKCRGDADVLREVESLLAADAEAGDFIEEPVVGNIAIDETDALLFPSGHMLGRYRIEKLIGTGGMGEVYLALDTTLNRQVALKILPERWASDQGFVQRFRNEALAAATLNHPNVATIYTVEDHRQRPFITMEFIEGTTLREAVPPHGISLVDFTNWFDSISDALAHAHDKGIIHRDIKPGNIMIAERGHPKVLDFGLARIGRDASIEASTIQEITAPGQVLGTPSYMSPEQAEGRTQDRRSDIFSLGIVMYEALTGVRPFVGENYGEVIHGIVSKNARPVNELRPYAPREIVRMISKCLEKEPSNRFSSMHEIRAVLKRNRLESREPSTLDSFVRRFYRESASGQRGWLLLAAALVAIVSVAAWYYFSGRESTLDASNITFSKLSQSNNVVYAHVTPDARSIVYNTIEENEERAMWIRRMDDRTALQLLPSAKVWFWGGLAISHDNSQVYYITADRSARYGTLYRISTLGGQPRKLVDTVNDLGSLSPDGTRILAVRYGDNAQIFSVNAQDGGDEQVIATAPAGTIYRDPQFSTDGKTIFASKVENVGSLETWTLVEIAADGSGEKIILPARRQKINEIAIIPGDGSLLVNQVDAASYLNQLFRVRISDGSETKITNDLNSYFGVSVSADGRSIVTAQRMEANDIYWGFTGEPSQTTKATKESSAHIRTSWVPDGRLVFGALENNLPQIWITAFDGRQPIRLSGGKHADLEPVVSFDGKFVFFTSDRTGERKIWRMNIDGSSPILIGPDEGTGINPKVSPDGRELYFAVNKIDGRFLGRVPIDGGTIELEAPFSRSYWDISPDLQRIAFVEYGDDNEIKGVVVRPVNGDAADVVRLDITPQLIFLWSADGREIYYRDRAGEHLSTIYAINVRTGAKRVFLSANPDTIHHLSFSPDGRKFAVIRGKLLTDAILLEVNKGR; this is translated from the coding sequence ATGACCCCGGAACGTTGGGAAAAGATTACTGAGATCTATCAGGAGGCGTTGGATATCTCTGAAACGGATCGCCGCGCTTTTCTCAGCGAGAAATGCCGCGGCGATGCCGATGTGCTCCGAGAGGTTGAGTCGCTTTTAGCAGCAGATGCGGAGGCAGGAGATTTTATTGAAGAGCCCGTTGTCGGAAATATCGCTATCGACGAGACCGATGCTCTGCTTTTCCCCTCAGGCCACATGCTGGGCCGCTATCGAATAGAAAAACTGATCGGCACGGGTGGAATGGGTGAAGTATATTTGGCACTGGACACCACGCTGAATCGGCAGGTCGCTCTGAAGATCCTCCCCGAACGCTGGGCTTCTGATCAAGGTTTTGTTCAAAGGTTTCGTAACGAAGCACTCGCAGCTGCCACGTTGAATCATCCAAACGTCGCTACGATCTACACGGTCGAGGATCATCGACAACGTCCTTTTATTACCATGGAGTTCATAGAGGGGACGACACTTCGTGAAGCCGTGCCGCCGCACGGGATCTCGCTTGTTGATTTTACAAACTGGTTTGACAGCATCTCGGACGCCCTCGCGCACGCTCATGACAAGGGAATAATTCACCGCGACATCAAACCCGGCAACATAATGATCGCTGAACGCGGGCATCCAAAGGTGCTGGATTTCGGGCTCGCACGAATCGGACGGGATGCGTCAATTGAAGCATCGACCATTCAGGAAATAACGGCGCCGGGGCAGGTTCTGGGAACGCCGTCCTACATGTCTCCGGAACAGGCCGAAGGCCGCACGCAAGACAGACGGAGCGATATCTTCAGCCTGGGTATTGTCATGTACGAGGCACTTACCGGCGTTCGGCCTTTTGTTGGTGAAAATTATGGCGAGGTCATTCACGGTATCGTTTCAAAGAATGCTCGCCCGGTCAATGAACTAAGGCCGTACGCTCCAAGAGAGATAGTCCGGATGATCTCAAAATGTCTTGAGAAAGAACCGTCAAACAGATTCAGCTCGATGCACGAGATACGTGCGGTCCTTAAACGGAACCGTCTCGAAAGCCGAGAGCCAAGTACATTGGACAGCTTTGTTCGGCGGTTTTATCGTGAATCGGCTTCGGGTCAGCGCGGCTGGCTGTTGCTGGCTGCGGCTTTGGTAGCAATTGTTTCCGTCGCCGCGTGGTATTACTTTTCCGGAAGAGAGTCGACGCTCGATGCCTCGAATATTACATTCAGCAAGCTGTCCCAATCCAATAATGTCGTTTATGCACACGTCACGCCCGACGCCCGTTCCATCGTTTACAACACCATCGAAGAGAACGAAGAACGTGCAATGTGGATCAGACGGATGGACGACCGAACGGCTCTGCAGCTATTGCCGTCCGCGAAAGTCTGGTTTTGGGGCGGATTGGCGATATCGCATGACAACTCGCAGGTGTATTACATTACCGCGGATCGTTCGGCGAGATACGGGACCTTGTATCGCATCTCGACACTTGGCGGCCAGCCGCGAAAGCTCGTTGATACAGTGAATGATCTCGGCTCATTGTCACCCGACGGTACGCGTATATTGGCCGTCAGATACGGTGATAATGCTCAAATATTTTCTGTCAATGCTCAGGATGGCGGTGACGAACAGGTTATAGCGACGGCTCCGGCCGGCACCATCTATCGAGACCCGCAGTTCTCGACTGACGGGAAAACGATCTTCGCGAGCAAGGTCGAGAACGTAGGAAGTTTAGAAACCTGGACATTGGTCGAGATCGCCGCAGATGGTTCGGGTGAAAAGATCATCTTGCCTGCACGCAGGCAGAAGATCAATGAGATAGCAATAATTCCCGGCGACGGCTCGCTGCTGGTGAATCAGGTCGATGCCGCTTCATACCTGAACCAGTTATTTAGGGTTCGCATTAGCGATGGGTCTGAAACAAAGATAACGAATGACCTGAACTCTTACTTTGGCGTGAGCGTCAGCGCGGACGGAAGGTCAATTGTGACCGCACAGCGAATGGAGGCCAACGACATTTACTGGGGATTTACCGGCGAACCGTCGCAAACGACAAAAGCGACAAAAGAATCTTCTGCACACATACGAACCTCGTGGGTCCCGGACGGAAGGTTGGTATTCGGCGCGCTTGAGAACAATCTTCCGCAGATCTGGATCACGGCATTCGACGGCCGCCAGCCTATAAGGCTCTCAGGCGGCAAACACGCGGATCTTGAACCGGTCGTCTCTTTTGACGGCAAGTTCGTTTTCTTTACCTCCGACCGGACGGGCGAGCGGAAAATATGGCGAATGAACATTGACGGCAGTTCGCCTATCCTTATCGGCCCGGACGAAGGGACTGGAATAAATCCTAAGGTTTCCCCTGACGGCCGCGAGTTATATTTCGCGGTCAACAAGATCGATGGACGATTTCTAGGCCGAGTACCAATCGATGGCGGCACGATCGAGCTTGAGGCTCCCTTTTCGCGATCGTATTGGGATATATCGCCGGATCTGCAGCGAATAGCCTTCGTTGAATACGGAGACGATAATGAGATCAAGGGCGTTGTCGTTAGACCAGTAAACGGTGACGCAGCGGACGTCGTGCGTTTAGATATAACACCTCAGCTTATCTTTCTCTGGTCCGCCGACGGACGCGAAATATACTATCGGGATCGGGCGGGCGAACATCTTTCGACCATCTACGCAATAAACGTCAGAACCGGAGCGAAACGAGTCTTTCTCTCCGCAAACCCTGACACAATACATCATTTATCTTTTTCGCCCGATGGTCGGAAATTTGCTGTTATCCGCGGAAAACTGCTTACGGACGCAATTTTGCTTGAAGTGAACAAGGGAAGATAG
- a CDS encoding polysaccharide biosynthesis/export family protein, whose translation MRSFAALIGFVFVLTGIAVTASSAQAPDLKPASGKNTSSRKGEASNAVPLPAPSASETPKPEAADEDDPDDVILPYYENYLKEYRLGPSDIISVEVFGQCPDYCRQSITIPPNARISYPLIREGIMVAGRTVEQVATEIMQKLDEFIIDPKVTVTLEKAMSTRYSVMGNVANPGVRVMDRKVSVYEAILESGGVTKAGDKNKVIVVSYGRDGKLTKKTVSLTAMENGKAEMVFLSPGDQVFVGGKGFSIDKVFDAIGKASVVRFLFGSPF comes from the coding sequence ATGAGAAGTTTTGCTGCATTAATTGGATTCGTATTTGTTCTGACGGGCATTGCCGTGACGGCGTCATCCGCACAGGCACCTGATCTGAAACCGGCATCAGGGAAAAACACGTCATCACGCAAAGGCGAGGCGTCGAACGCCGTTCCGCTGCCCGCGCCGAGTGCCTCGGAGACCCCGAAACCCGAAGCGGCAGACGAAGATGATCCGGACGACGTGATTCTGCCGTATTACGAAAACTACTTGAAAGAATATAGGCTCGGTCCGAGCGATATAATTTCTGTCGAGGTCTTTGGCCAGTGCCCGGATTATTGCCGGCAGAGCATTACGATACCGCCCAATGCACGCATCTCGTACCCGCTGATCCGTGAAGGGATCATGGTTGCCGGGCGAACGGTCGAACAGGTGGCGACCGAGATAATGCAGAAATTGGATGAGTTCATTATCGACCCGAAGGTGACGGTAACGCTCGAAAAAGCAATGTCCACGCGTTACAGCGTAATGGGCAACGTCGCGAACCCCGGCGTTCGTGTGATGGACCGCAAAGTAAGTGTCTATGAGGCCATTCTTGAGTCGGGCGGTGTGACCAAGGCCGGCGACAAGAACAAGGTGATCGTCGTCAGCTACGGACGCGATGGCAAACTCACCAAAAAGACCGTCAGCCTGACAGCAATGGAGAACGGAAAGGCGGAGATGGTGTTCCTCAGCCCCGGAGACCAGGTTTTCGTCGGCGGCAAGGGTTTCAGCATCGACAAGGTTTTCGACGCCATCGGAAAGGCGAGCGTGGTCCGGTTCCTGTTCGGCAGCCCATTCTAG
- a CDS encoding TIGR03013 family PEP-CTERM/XrtA system glycosyltransferase, which yields MSVNRFSLRLFWLIIADAAILYGGVILAMYIRLGLKGTAYELNERNGWLKIGIASAISLLILYFYDLYDYVVMTNRRELMLRLVQALGTAWALLALSFYFVPSLLIGRGVSVISVPLILGILLGWRMCIHALTGHPEIGEKILVVGTGQTALDTAEAVWERRDAGYRIVGFVSENGAKPREKLGRSEIVGRAADLESVIRSENIDRVVIAVRERRGAFPTEALLKMSLAGDVSIEECTSFFERITGKVHVDMLRPSWLIFAGRRRDTPVKTVFREMLHRLLALLGMVLSFPIALLAAIAIKLESRGPVLYRQERVGKGGRTFNVIKFRSMRTDAEADGKPIWAKNGDDRVTRVGRVIRKLRIDEIPQFWNILKGEMSFVGPRPERPHFVDQLAKEVPYYEHRHLVAPGLTGWAQIKYPYGASVDDAVQKLQYDLYYIKNQSLTLDLVIVFETVKTVLFGKGGR from the coding sequence ATGAGTGTCAATCGTTTCAGTCTGAGATTATTTTGGTTGATCATCGCCGACGCCGCGATCCTATATGGCGGCGTCATTTTGGCGATGTACATCCGTCTCGGGCTCAAAGGCACCGCATATGAGCTGAATGAACGCAATGGCTGGCTGAAGATCGGCATCGCCTCCGCGATCTCTCTGCTCATCCTCTATTTCTACGATCTTTACGATTACGTAGTAATGACCAACCGCCGCGAGCTAATGCTTAGGCTCGTACAGGCTCTCGGAACCGCGTGGGCGTTACTGGCGTTGAGTTTCTATTTTGTGCCCTCGCTGCTGATAGGCAGAGGTGTCTCGGTCATTTCAGTCCCCTTGATCTTGGGCATCTTACTCGGCTGGCGAATGTGTATTCACGCACTTACGGGGCACCCTGAAATTGGCGAAAAAATATTGGTCGTCGGCACAGGGCAGACCGCTCTCGACACAGCAGAAGCGGTTTGGGAGCGACGTGATGCGGGCTATCGCATCGTCGGATTTGTTTCCGAGAATGGTGCGAAGCCAAGAGAGAAGCTCGGACGGTCAGAGATCGTCGGAAGGGCCGCCGATCTGGAAAGCGTGATCCGCAGCGAGAACATTGACCGCGTTGTCATAGCGGTACGCGAGCGCCGGGGAGCATTTCCGACCGAAGCGCTGCTGAAGATGAGCCTTGCCGGAGATGTGTCCATCGAAGAATGCACGTCGTTCTTTGAACGCATCACGGGAAAGGTCCACGTAGATATGCTGCGGCCATCGTGGCTGATATTTGCCGGCCGAAGACGTGATACACCTGTAAAGACGGTCTTTCGCGAAATGCTGCATCGATTGCTGGCTCTTTTAGGGATGGTGCTGTCGTTTCCGATAGCCTTGCTCGCGGCGATCGCTATAAAGCTGGAGTCCCGCGGGCCGGTCCTTTACAGACAAGAGCGTGTCGGCAAGGGCGGGCGAACGTTTAACGTGATCAAGTTCCGTTCGATGCGAACTGATGCTGAGGCAGACGGCAAACCGATCTGGGCGAAGAACGGCGACGATCGCGTTACTCGTGTCGGGCGTGTGATCAGAAAGTTGCGAATAGATGAGATCCCGCAGTTTTGGAACATTTTGAAAGGTGAGATGAGTTTCGTGGGCCCGCGGCCGGAACGCCCGCATTTTGTGGATCAGCTTGCAAAAGAGGTCCCGTACTACGAACACCGCCATCTTGTTGCACCGGGATTGACCGGCTGGGCTCAGATCAAATATCCGTATGGAGCTTCGGTCGATGACGCCGTTCAGAAACTTCAATATGACCTTTATTACATCAAGAATCAGAGTCTGACGCTCGACCTTGTAATTGTTTTTGAGACGGTCAAGACCGTCCTGTTCGGTAAGGGCGGCCGCTAG
- a CDS encoding CpsD/CapB family tyrosine-protein kinase, which produces MSILRALQKNRTENLNGGVKPASNGAATENPAGNRLSQPPDLLASSEFSIGRPSSAFIGQPGATIGTALPDVISDKTAGATLNAESLTRSAERRLPDFVSWTVDAERVEPRLVAITHPNSNYCEEYRSLRTHILHKSQRQKLQSIVVASVNPSEGKSVTALNLSWLLAQTDAVNCLIIDSDLRMPSLADYLGIETDKGLSDVLAGTAALKDAIIRLEPAGLHILPGGEARRDVAELISGPKFKDILAEAREMFDYIIVDAPPLGIFTDATVLINHADGALLVVRANRTRFGPLDRILDPLPKDRMLGVVLNQSPDVMDESHYNYGYYNYRNLNADMSP; this is translated from the coding sequence ATGAGCATCCTTAGAGCATTACAAAAGAATCGGACCGAAAACCTGAATGGCGGAGTAAAGCCCGCCTCGAATGGTGCGGCAACTGAAAATCCGGCAGGCAATCGCCTGTCGCAGCCGCCTGATCTGCTCGCGAGCAGCGAGTTCAGTATCGGTCGTCCAAGTTCGGCGTTCATTGGGCAGCCGGGAGCAACCATCGGGACGGCACTCCCTGATGTGATCTCGGATAAAACTGCCGGGGCAACGTTGAATGCCGAAAGCTTAACACGTTCGGCGGAAAGGCGTCTTCCTGACTTTGTCAGTTGGACGGTTGACGCCGAACGTGTTGAGCCACGTCTAGTAGCGATAACTCATCCGAATTCGAACTATTGTGAAGAGTATCGGAGCCTCAGAACGCATATTCTGCACAAGAGTCAAAGGCAGAAACTGCAGTCCATCGTGGTCGCCAGCGTTAATCCCAGCGAAGGGAAATCGGTGACGGCACTTAATCTTTCGTGGCTTCTCGCTCAAACCGATGCCGTCAATTGCCTGATCATCGACAGCGATCTTCGTATGCCGAGCCTTGCGGACTATCTCGGTATAGAAACTGATAAAGGGCTGTCCGACGTCCTTGCGGGAACCGCTGCGTTGAAAGACGCTATCATCCGGCTAGAGCCCGCGGGCCTTCATATTCTGCCCGGAGGGGAAGCACGCCGCGACGTTGCCGAACTCATCTCGGGGCCGAAATTCAAAGACATACTTGCAGAAGCCCGAGAGATGTTCGATTACATCATCGTCGATGCTCCGCCGCTGGGTATTTTCACCGATGCGACGGTGCTTATAAATCATGCGGACGGCGCGTTGCTTGTCGTCAGAGCGAACCGGACACGTTTCGGGCCGCTCGACCGGATCCTCGATCCGCTGCCGAAAGACCGAATGCTTGGCGTTGTCCTCAATCAAAGCCCTGATGTCATGGACGAGTCGCATTACAACTACGGCTATTACAACTATCGGAATCTCAACGCCGATATGAGCCCGTAG
- a CDS encoding AAA family ATPase has translation MYKEFFGLNDLPFTLTPDPRFIVFTPSYNEVLASLYYGLENAKGLIVLTGEVGTGKTTALRWILRRLDTSVLAAYLFNPRLSIDEFYQHVTQMLGIKEWSNKSDLLTILGKVLEERHRRGLRTVIIIDEAHELSDYVLEEIRLLLNFESDNAKHLQIVLTGQPELRERLNQPNLRQLKQRVALRCNMHPFPNVEEADRYISERLLIAGSDQPNLFTPEAVDFIFRCSEGIPRNINNLCDNALLSAYSAGETVIGRRTIEDVADNLDMLPRKDHLIGADAAPSVSDGHVMRPDVPDELWHGQQHAENHKPRMFKTDAPDIGESGTERSNGNGASNGNGTEKGDENGVPSGFTFEVIDDDIRLEIDEFVGSLRRQ, from the coding sequence ATGTACAAAGAATTCTTCGGATTGAATGACCTTCCGTTCACGCTGACGCCGGATCCGCGGTTCATCGTATTCACGCCGAGCTACAACGAAGTTCTGGCGAGCCTGTATTACGGATTGGAAAACGCGAAAGGGCTTATTGTGTTGACCGGCGAGGTTGGCACGGGCAAGACCACAGCACTTCGCTGGATCCTTCGCCGGCTCGATACCAGTGTGCTCGCGGCATACCTGTTCAACCCCAGGCTGTCAATCGACGAGTTCTATCAGCATGTGACGCAGATGCTCGGCATCAAGGAGTGGTCGAATAAATCCGATCTGCTCACGATACTCGGCAAAGTGCTGGAAGAGCGGCATCGCCGCGGCCTTCGAACGGTGATCATCATCGACGAAGCGCATGAGCTGTCCGATTATGTACTCGAAGAGATCCGTCTGCTTCTCAACTTTGAGTCGGACAATGCAAAACATCTGCAGATCGTGCTGACGGGCCAGCCCGAACTTCGCGAGCGGCTGAACCAGCCGAACCTTCGCCAGTTGAAGCAGCGTGTTGCCCTGCGATGCAATATGCATCCATTCCCGAATGTAGAGGAAGCGGACCGCTATATTTCTGAGAGGCTTTTGATAGCGGGTTCCGACCAGCCGAACCTCTTCACCCCGGAAGCTGTCGATTTTATCTTCCGCTGTTCCGAAGGCATACCCCGGAACATCAATAATCTCTGCGACAACGCCCTGCTTTCGGCCTATTCGGCCGGCGAGACAGTGATCGGCCGGCGGACGATCGAGGACGTTGCAGACAATCTGGATATGCTGCCGAGAAAGGACCATCTGATCGGAGCCGATGCCGCCCCTTCAGTGTCCGACGGCCATGTGATGAGGCCGGATGTGCCGGATGAACTGTGGCACGGCCAGCAGCACGCTGAGAATCATAAGCCGAGAATGTTCAAAACGGACGCGCCTGATATAGGCGAGAGCGGAACAGAACGCTCCAACGGCAATGGAGCGAGTAACGGGAACGGGACTGAAAAGGGTGATGAAAATGGCGTCCCCTCAGGGTTTACTTTCGAAGTAATCGACGATGATATCAGACTCGAGATAGACGAATTCGTCGGATCACTCCGCAGACAGTGA
- a CDS encoding tetratricopeptide repeat protein — translation MRYRECHLQSLRSLFIAAVLFAAAFISGCGYSASSFVAKGEEYLAKRKFHDALMQFRSAAEIDDNLAAAHWGLARAHENLGQYNEAVEEIKKTIHLDGSNLEAKVRLGNYQLMTQPPMIAETEALRDEILAADPKYVEGHILSASIMAAEGRPDAEVLVWVEYAIGLDPARIESYISLQRLHMTRDNAAEAENAIKRGLAMVPDSVKGHTEYGRMLMYAGRDVEAEEKFKKAISLNGSDIEAREAIAEFYIASRQMEKAEQANRELVEIQENSPESRLVLARFFAEAGRADDAERELENILEEHPSYALARYRLIETFLERRDSAKATEHLNALFAINDQDIEALLLRARLKNSENKGEEAVKDLEEVLKRFPSKRDALFLMAQARLSLGQVDQANAFILDLERYHPTYIRTGLLKIQSAITAGDMQNVVKLSGDLIDRTNSTLPNSENGPQEIYELRLRGTSSRGLAYLDLGKNNEAKADLEAVLRENPRSVTALVNMAKYHDAVAEQALSLELYERAVSVDPQSFDAINGVVTSSVRLGRTANAHEKLTGLLERNAGKADVLAALRYLRSTVFVAEKNMAEAENELKAAIELDGSYLPAYSAYASLLAGQGRLDDAAAQYQAVLAKRPSAQIYTLVGILEDSRGRRSEAEAAYRKALELNASTPIAANNLAWLIAESGGNLDEALNLASSAVSKSPNTAGFYDTLGWVYLKKGLSRPAAEQFRKAVALDEQAKRKGGANPGYRVRLGMALAQNGDKAGARREVETSLRSAGELSSIETAEAKRVLASL, via the coding sequence ATGCGTTACCGAGAGTGCCATCTTCAATCGCTTAGATCCCTGTTCATTGCAGCAGTATTGTTTGCAGCCGCGTTCATTTCCGGCTGCGGCTATTCTGCGTCATCATTCGTCGCAAAGGGCGAAGAATACCTTGCCAAGCGCAAGTTTCATGACGCACTGATGCAGTTCCGCTCAGCTGCGGAGATCGATGATAACCTCGCAGCCGCTCATTGGGGCCTGGCAAGGGCTCACGAAAATCTGGGACAGTACAACGAAGCGGTCGAGGAAATAAAGAAGACCATTCATCTCGACGGCTCGAATCTTGAAGCAAAGGTCAGGCTCGGCAATTACCAGCTGATGACCCAGCCGCCGATGATCGCCGAAACGGAAGCACTACGGGACGAGATCCTCGCGGCAGACCCGAAGTACGTTGAGGGCCATATTCTCTCGGCTTCGATCATGGCCGCCGAAGGTCGCCCCGACGCCGAAGTTCTGGTGTGGGTCGAATACGCTATCGGCCTCGACCCTGCACGCATAGAATCCTACATCAGCCTTCAGCGGCTTCATATGACCCGTGACAACGCCGCTGAGGCCGAGAATGCGATCAAACGCGGACTCGCCATGGTGCCCGATTCTGTCAAAGGCCATACCGAATACGGCCGCATGCTGATGTATGCCGGCCGCGACGTTGAGGCCGAAGAAAAGTTCAAGAAAGCGATATCGCTAAACGGTAGCGATATCGAGGCACGTGAAGCGATCGCAGAGTTTTACATAGCGAGCCGTCAGATGGAAAAGGCTGAGCAGGCCAATAGGGAGCTCGTCGAGATACAGGAAAACAGTCCCGAGAGCAGGCTCGTGCTGGCTCGGTTCTTTGCCGAAGCCGGCCGAGCCGACGATGCAGAGCGCGAACTTGAGAACATTTTGGAAGAGCACCCGAGCTACGCACTGGCCCGTTATCGTCTGATCGAGACCTTCCTCGAACGCCGAGATTCAGCCAAAGCGACCGAACATCTCAACGCTCTTTTCGCAATAAACGACCAGGACATCGAGGCTCTGCTGCTGCGGGCAAGGTTAAAGAACTCTGAGAACAAGGGCGAGGAGGCCGTAAAGGACCTAGAAGAGGTATTGAAGCGTTTCCCGTCGAAACGCGACGCTCTCTTTCTGATGGCTCAGGCGAGGCTTTCACTCGGACAGGTCGATCAGGCAAATGCTTTTATTCTCGACCTTGAACGATACCACCCTACGTATATACGTACAGGCCTGCTGAAGATCCAAAGCGCTATCACAGCTGGCGATATGCAGAACGTGGTCAAGCTCTCGGGCGATCTCATCGACCGGACGAATTCAACATTGCCAAATTCCGAGAACGGTCCGCAGGAAATTTACGAGCTCCGTCTTCGCGGCACATCGTCTCGCGGCCTCGCATATCTGGATCTGGGCAAAAATAATGAGGCAAAGGCTGATCTGGAAGCCGTTCTACGCGAAAATCCACGCTCGGTGACGGCTTTGGTCAACATGGCGAAATACCACGATGCCGTGGCTGAGCAGGCGTTATCGCTGGAACTTTACGAGCGTGCAGTTTCAGTCGATCCGCAGAGTTTTGACGCTATAAACGGCGTAGTGACCTCATCGGTCAGGTTGGGCAGAACGGCGAACGCACATGAAAAGCTTACGGGCTTGCTTGAGCGGAACGCGGGCAAAGCCGACGTCCTGGCAGCACTGAGATATTTGAGGTCAACAGTATTCGTCGCTGAAAAGAACATGGCCGAGGCAGAGAACGAGCTCAAGGCCGCGATCGAGCTCGACGGCAGTTATCTTCCGGCATATTCGGCCTACGCAAGCCTGCTTGCCGGACAAGGCCGGCTCGACGATGCCGCAGCTCAATATCAGGCAGTTTTGGCCAAACGTCCGTCGGCCCAGATCTATACGCTGGTCGGGATCCTGGAAGACTCCCGCGGCCGTCGTTCGGAGGCTGAAGCGGCATACCGCAAGGCATTGGAACTGAACGCGTCGACCCCGATCGCCGCAAATAACCTCGCATGGCTCATTGCTGAAAGCGGCGGGAATTTGGACGAGGCATTGAACCTCGCTTCGTCGGCGGTGTCCAAGAGCCCGAACACGGCAGGATTTTACGACACGCTCGGCTGGGTCTATCTGAAAAAAGGTTTGAGCCGGCCGGCAGCAGAACAGTTTCGCAAAGCGGTCGCTCTGGATGAGCAGGCAAAGCGAAAAGGCGGAGCAAATCCCGGCTATCGAGTTCGTCTCGGTATGGCGTTGGCACAGAACGGAGACAAGGCCGGTGCCCGGCGTGAGGTAGAGACATCGCTTCGTTCGGCCGGCGAACTCTCAAGCATCGAGACGGCAGAAGCGAAAAGAGTTTTGGCAAGCCTTTGA